The Bacteroides sp. AN502(2024) genome includes the window TCCGCGAACTGTTCTTCAATCGGGTATTTTCCGCGTTTGAACCATTGTTTTAATGTTGAACGTAATCTGATAGCCATTGTGATATTATTTATTTAAGTCGCATGATATAAGCCAAAACATAATACGGGGGACGGTTTTCATGTTGCGCACCACCGCCCTTGCCTTCCGTGTCATGCCTGTAATAGAACAGATGCTTGTTGTCATAATCCGTATCATTTGACCCGATATTGTTGTTCGTCACGATGGTGTCGTAGTTCTGGCCGTCGTGGGCTTCCGGATAATAATAATCCTTGAACGTATGCGCATGGTTCGGCATTTCATTGATGGTAAGGGCATGTTTTTTCTCACCGCCTGCCGTGCCTTTCGTCTTGTAGTCATTATCACTGTCGTGGTAGCCCACGACAAAACGGCCGCGCAGATCGGGAAGACGGAAAAAGCCGCTGGTCGTAGTGTACCGTGTACCGTTGGCACTGTAAGCATTGTTAAAGGTCGTACCCAAAGCCTTGTACAGGTCGGGATAGTCCTTTGTGCTTAATTGCCGCCCGTCACAAAGGGCGTAACCGTCAGGCTCGGTTTTTCCCGCCCA containing:
- a CDS encoding tail fiber protein, with amino-acid sequence MDKITGNYLTQGNKDFPLDCETLDALQTNIALVAILGNIAGDKVILRGCDLSQDGTKRSEGYVFVRTAAFPAGEVLRFEGGAVGSGMYVKQEDIPVTAQGYDYPKAYTKRTLAAGVGYENFRWEDFKNVQTSDALNQAIADLKEDLQEEAAKFTPAPLGIVLLWAGKTEPDGYALCDGRQLSTKDYPDLYKALGTTFNNAYSANGTRYTTTSGFFRLPDLRGRFVVGYHDSDNDYKTKGTAGGEKKHALTINEMPNHAHTFKDYYYPEAHDGQNYDTIVTNNNIGSNDTDYDNKHLFYYRHDTEGKGGGAQHENRPPYYVLAYIMRLK